A genome region from Dolichospermum compactum NIES-806 includes the following:
- a CDS encoding GxxExxY protein yields the protein MNTPNTQNRKLDEITYIINGCAMKIHRTLGNGFQEVIYQRCMEIELQKSGLGFGREVEQVIYYEGIEVGTRRADFIVENQVVVELKAIINLEYVHLAQAKNYLVAYNFPVGLLINFGALKLEYKKVFNSRYQG from the coding sequence GAACACACCTAATACCCAAAATAGAAAATTAGATGAAATCACATATATCATTAATGGCTGTGCAATGAAAATACACCGAACTTTGGGAAATGGTTTTCAGGAGGTTATTTATCAAAGATGTATGGAAATTGAGTTGCAAAAATCAGGTTTAGGTTTTGGAAGAGAGGTAGAACAAGTAATTTATTATGAGGGAATTGAAGTAGGAACAAGAAGGGCGGATTTTATAGTTGAAAATCAGGTTGTGGTGGAGTTGAAAGCGATAATTAATTTAGAATATGTTCATTTAGCGCAAGCGAAAAATTATTTGGTAGCTTATAATTTTCCTGTGGGTTTATTGATTAATTTTGGTGCGTTAAAGTTGGAATATAAGAAGGTTTTTAATTCTAGATATCAGGGTTAA
- a CDS encoding HNH endonuclease: MVRIYKLTQVPSVDDYVTGLTAIQSRISEKQRRLLQVQYHTPNRKVTATQLAELANIEGGRPVVNSLYGRMGHLFCDATGFDAYKHINDKYFWWSVWSIGYATRNNFIWEMHHEVAKALELLGWVNNNDQFVDKDKSSNLLYEKIFNELVYERDDRNPPDNRRLAQFKMGWLNAKSSKKTYTNKTLNKRLTWNNLGYRFGTQLGNLDDSYIEETYNFLASKYIANHEVSLKDITKDTVFFAEEVNPSEIFREGVIHQISVNAYERDPKARQKCISHYGTSCFICGFNFGQTFGELGEGFIHVHHLKPLSQIRTEYEVDPVKDLRPICPNCHAMIHRKSPPFSIDEIKSLIS; the protein is encoded by the coding sequence ATGGTTCGTATTTACAAATTAACTCAAGTACCATCTGTCGATGATTACGTAACTGGTTTAACTGCAATTCAGTCTCGTATCAGTGAAAAACAACGTCGTTTACTTCAAGTGCAGTATCATACCCCCAATAGGAAAGTAACAGCAACTCAGCTTGCAGAATTAGCTAATATTGAAGGTGGTCGTCCAGTTGTTAACTCTCTATATGGAAGAATGGGACATTTATTTTGCGATGCAACTGGATTTGACGCTTACAAACATATAAATGATAAATATTTTTGGTGGTCTGTTTGGTCTATTGGTTATGCAACTCGTAATAATTTTATATGGGAAATGCACCATGAAGTTGCTAAAGCTTTAGAGTTATTAGGTTGGGTTAATAACAATGATCAATTTGTAGATAAAGATAAATCTTCTAATTTACTATATGAGAAAATTTTTAATGAATTAGTATATGAAAGAGATGATCGTAATCCTCCTGATAATAGGCGACTTGCACAATTTAAGATGGGATGGTTAAATGCAAAATCATCAAAAAAAACATATACAAATAAAACATTAAATAAGCGTCTGACATGGAACAATTTAGGATATCGTTTTGGCACGCAATTAGGTAATTTAGATGATTCTTATATAGAAGAAACTTATAATTTTCTTGCGAGTAAATATATAGCAAACCATGAAGTTAGCCTTAAAGATATAACCAAAGATACAGTATTTTTTGCTGAAGAAGTTAACCCATCTGAAATTTTTCGGGAAGGTGTAATACATCAAATCTCTGTCAATGCCTATGAACGTGATCCGAAAGCACGTCAAAAATGTATTTCACACTATGGTACAAGTTGTTTTATTTGTGGATTCAATTTTGGTCAAACCTTTGGTGAATTAGGTGAAGGTTTTATTCATGTTCATCATCTTAAACCACTGTCGCAAATACGCACAGAATATGAGGTTGATCCTGTAAAAGATTTGCGTCCTATTTGTCCAAATTGTCATGCAATGATTCATCGAAAGTCACCTCCTTTTAGTATTGATGAAATAAAATCCCTGATTTCATAA